In Leptospira harrisiae, a genomic segment contains:
- a CDS encoding hemolysin family protein, with the protein MEIIGIFLIFLLVLVNGFFVAAEFAMVSIRPSRLEELVKENRAMAHITKKAVSKIDDMLSVCQVGITVASLLLGWIGEALFASVVSGFLHMFHIELDLVTIHSISIGVSFTLITLLHVILGELVPKTLAIQNTEAIALGVSGPMWLFYYLFFPVTFIMNRLAGGILTLFRLQRTGDKYVHSAEELMIIIEEQRKQGRIDNAEMQLIQKTFDFSEHTAKDVMTHRLSIIGIPQESTIDKMLPLIAEHSFSRYPVYDQTLDRIVGIVHVQKYLKWQAAHLSAKGKKEKITVIMEKDFVKVPESMSIERVMTKLREKKQHMAIVIDEYGGVSGLLTLEDIIEEFFGEIRDETDTDEVDVTSKNKKTKTISLDGETELSSLSDILEGEEPSDMEEVRTIAGYFMEKNEDMPKEGSIVQIKKGSLKVKKMEGNKIISILFTPKLEEDNDSELERELSYEDR; encoded by the coding sequence ATGGAAATAATCGGCATCTTTCTCATCTTCCTTCTCGTCCTTGTCAATGGTTTCTTCGTCGCAGCCGAATTTGCCATGGTATCCATCCGGCCTTCACGTCTTGAAGAGCTTGTCAAAGAAAACAGAGCAATGGCTCATATCACAAAAAAAGCCGTATCAAAAATCGATGATATGTTATCGGTTTGCCAAGTGGGAATTACTGTGGCAAGCCTACTCCTCGGATGGATTGGAGAAGCATTGTTTGCAAGCGTAGTCTCTGGATTCCTTCACATGTTCCATATTGAATTGGATCTAGTGACCATCCATAGTATATCGATTGGAGTATCGTTCACACTCATCACACTTTTGCATGTGATTTTGGGTGAGCTTGTTCCAAAAACCTTAGCCATCCAAAACACAGAGGCGATTGCACTCGGTGTTTCCGGTCCCATGTGGTTGTTTTATTATTTGTTCTTTCCTGTAACATTCATAATGAATCGTCTTGCCGGGGGAATTCTTACACTCTTCCGTTTACAGCGGACAGGTGATAAGTATGTTCATTCAGCAGAAGAGCTCATGATCATCATTGAGGAACAACGGAAACAAGGTCGGATTGACAATGCAGAGATGCAACTTATCCAAAAGACTTTTGATTTTTCCGAACACACTGCTAAGGATGTAATGACGCATAGACTTTCTATTATTGGGATTCCACAAGAGTCAACGATAGATAAAATGCTCCCTCTCATTGCCGAACATAGTTTTTCTAGATATCCTGTTTATGATCAAACTTTAGATCGAATAGTTGGAATAGTCCACGTTCAAAAATATTTAAAGTGGCAAGCGGCACATCTTTCCGCCAAAGGCAAAAAAGAAAAAATTACCGTTATTATGGAAAAGGATTTTGTGAAAGTTCCAGAATCAATGTCCATCGAACGAGTGATGACAAAACTCCGTGAAAAAAAACAACATATGGCAATTGTCATAGATGAATACGGTGGAGTTTCCGGCTTACTTACGTTAGAAGATATTATAGAAGAATTTTTTGGTGAAATTCGAGATGAAACAGACACTGATGAAGTGGATGTAACTTCAAAAAATAAAAAAACTAAAACCATTTCTCTCGATGGTGAAACAGAACTTTCTAGTTTGTCTGATATTTTAGAAGGGGAAGAACCTTCTGATATGGAAGAAGTAAGGACCATTGCTGGTTATTTTATGGAAAAGAACGAAGATATGCCAAAAGAAGGTAGCATCGTTCAAATCAAAAAAGGAAGTCTGAAAGTAAAAAAGATGGAAGGGAATAAAATCATCTCCATTCTATTTACTCCTAAATTAGAAGAAGATAACGATTCCGAATTGGAACGAGAACTTTCTTACGAGGACAGATAA
- a CDS encoding phosphopantothenoylcysteine decarboxylase, which produces MKEIVIAVSGSIASYKACDLVRGLTKQGYPVRVIMTSNATKFVGKITFEALTGKPVRVDEFDTGMAHIEIKNLASVFAVVPASANIIGKMANGIADDLVTSTYLACTSPVLVAPSMNPGMYLHPAVQRNLKTLESDGVNIVSPDKGVVVCGDEGYGKLATVESIMEQIIKLHKSNS; this is translated from the coding sequence ATGAAAGAAATTGTGATTGCTGTTTCTGGATCCATTGCTTCTTACAAGGCTTGTGATTTGGTAAGAGGGCTTACCAAACAAGGGTATCCAGTTCGAGTGATCATGACTTCTAATGCCACCAAATTTGTTGGAAAAATTACGTTCGAAGCACTGACGGGAAAACCAGTTCGAGTGGATGAATTTGATACGGGTATGGCTCATATCGAAATCAAAAACCTTGCGTCGGTATTTGCTGTGGTTCCTGCATCGGCAAATATCATTGGAAAAATGGCCAACGGAATTGCTGATGATTTGGTAACTTCAACATACTTAGCTTGCACCTCTCCCGTGTTAGTGGCTCCATCTATGAATCCTGGTATGTATTTACATCCAGCTGTCCAAAGAAATTTAAAAACCCTTGAATCAGATGGAGTGAATATTGTTTCTCCCGATAAAGGGGTTGTGGTTTGTGGTGATGAGGGTTATGGCAAACTTGCCACTGTAGAATCCATTATGGAACAAATCATCAAACTTCATAAATCAAATTCATGA
- a CDS encoding phosphopantothenoylcysteine decarboxylase, with protein sequence MNLKFKRVIVTSGPTREWIDPVRYISNASSGKMGFEIASAFLKYPVEVVYIHGNTLERYTHVNGAIRNIEVETTIQLRDAVLSEITNDSLLVMAAAPADFRPIMTAEHKIKKEKTSEGTKGLLLELEENPDVLKQVTEYVTEHKIFNSLRVGFAAETRELERHAKDKLVRKGLNYIVGNYVGSGKGFGEVESTVRIFGVSGLEKEIGPLPKEKIAEELVSFLVSV encoded by the coding sequence ATGAATCTAAAATTCAAACGAGTCATTGTCACCTCCGGACCCACGAGGGAATGGATTGATCCTGTTCGATACATCTCCAATGCTTCTTCCGGAAAAATGGGTTTTGAGATTGCCTCTGCTTTTTTGAAATACCCTGTGGAAGTGGTTTATATCCACGGCAATACTTTGGAACGTTATACCCATGTTAACGGGGCCATTCGGAACATTGAAGTCGAAACCACAATCCAATTAAGAGATGCAGTTTTATCAGAAATTACTAACGATAGTTTGCTTGTGATGGCAGCGGCTCCGGCCGACTTTCGACCCATCATGACCGCGGAACATAAAATCAAAAAAGAAAAAACTTCGGAAGGGACAAAGGGACTTCTTTTGGAGTTAGAAGAAAATCCTGATGTGTTAAAACAGGTGACAGAGTATGTCACAGAACATAAAATTTTTAATTCTCTTCGAGTTGGATTTGCAGCTGAAACCAGAGAACTGGAACGACACGCTAAAGACAAATTGGTTCGGAAAGGGCTTAACTATATTGTTGGAAACTACGTAGGTTCAGGAAAAGGTTTTGGTGAAGTGGAATCTACAGTTCGTATATTTGGCGTTAGTGGGCTGGAAAAAGAAATTGGCCCCCTCCCAAAAGAAAAAATCGCTGAAGAACTGGTTTCCTTTTTAGTGTCCGTTTGA
- a CDS encoding DMT family protein, whose protein sequence is MLTIFLLVLSNIFMTFAWYGHLKFAKSNNMFYIILFSWGIAFFEYVLMVPANRIGYTVYKFEGFQLKIIQEVITIFVFILFATLFLGEKIKWNYIVSFGLILLAGYFAFGFGTKSNGH, encoded by the coding sequence ATGTTAACAATCTTTCTACTTGTACTTTCCAATATCTTTATGACCTTTGCTTGGTATGGACATTTAAAATTTGCAAAGTCAAACAATATGTTTTATATCATCTTGTTTTCTTGGGGGATTGCCTTTTTTGAATATGTATTAATGGTTCCAGCCAACCGCATTGGATATACTGTTTATAAATTTGAAGGTTTCCAATTAAAAATCATCCAAGAAGTCATAACCATTTTTGTATTCATTCTCTTTGCCACTCTTTTCCTTGGAGAAAAAATCAAATGGAATTATATAGTTAGCTTTGGACTGATTCTACTCGCAGGTTATTTTGCTTTTGGTTTTGGAACGAAATCAAACGGACACTAA
- a CDS encoding SIR2 family NAD-dependent protein deacylase, whose product MGLLLPDHIQKIRSAENILFLTGAGISSESGIPTFRGDGGYWKKFKAEELATPEAFATHPEVVWEWYDYRRNVCFEAKPNPGHLTIANWQSHSKTVNLITQNVDGLHPRAGSKNLLEIHGNIFRARCTSCDEKFSLSAEGMNQKGLKHCPSCESLLRPDIVWFGESYDNRLLTKAWEQSKQCHVVFVIGTSANVSVPSNLALTAIRNGALGIEINPESTSLTPSMQLHFAGKSGEILPEIFKEVFPDTKQN is encoded by the coding sequence ATGGGTCTCCTTCTGCCTGATCACATCCAGAAAATTCGCTCTGCAGAGAATATTTTATTTCTGACAGGGGCAGGCATTTCTAGTGAAAGTGGGATTCCTACGTTTCGAGGGGATGGTGGGTATTGGAAAAAATTCAAAGCAGAAGAACTTGCGACACCCGAAGCTTTTGCCACACATCCCGAAGTGGTTTGGGAATGGTACGATTACCGACGAAATGTATGTTTTGAGGCAAAACCAAACCCTGGTCACCTAACAATTGCAAATTGGCAATCTCATTCAAAAACAGTAAACCTAATCACTCAAAATGTAGATGGACTCCACCCGAGGGCTGGGAGCAAAAATCTTCTGGAAATTCATGGTAATATTTTCCGTGCAAGGTGTACAAGTTGTGATGAAAAATTTTCACTAAGTGCAGAAGGGATGAACCAAAAGGGTTTAAAACATTGTCCCTCTTGTGAATCGCTACTGCGACCCGACATTGTTTGGTTTGGTGAGAGTTATGACAATCGTTTACTAACAAAGGCATGGGAACAAAGCAAACAATGTCATGTTGTGTTTGTAATCGGAACTAGCGCGAACGTTTCTGTTCCATCTAATTTGGCTCTGACTGCAATCCGAAATGGTGCACTTGGAATTGAGATCAATCCGGAATCCACATCCCTCACACCTTCTATGCAACTTCATTTTGCAGGGAAATCAGGAGAGATCCTGCCTGAAATTTTTAAGGAAGTGTTTCCAGACACAAAACAAAACTAA